The Haloferax volcanii DS2 DNA segment CGGCGGTCGGTGCCGACGCCGGGGTCGACCACGACGAGATGGACCGCGGGCGGGAAGTACGGAAGCGTCTCGCGGAGCCAGAAGGCGGCCGCGCGAACGTCCTGTCGCGGGAGGTCGTGGGCCACGTCCACGAGTCGCCCGTCGGTCCGCGAGAGGACGACGCCCTTCATCGCGGCGGGGTACGCGAGCCCGAAGTCGGACGCGAGCGTAATCATCTCAACAGGGGTTGGGGTCCTCGTCGTCGTCGACGCGCTCGGCCCCGTCGGTGGCCGTGACGCGCTGGAGGCGCTCGATGCCGTCGATTTCGCGGACCACGTCGGCCACCTCGTCGGGGACGAGCGACTCCCAGTCGCGGTCTTCTATCATGCGCTGGCGGACCTCCGTGCCCTCTAGCACCTCGCGGTTGAACATGGGCGATTGGTGGACTTCGACGCCCGCCTCCGTGAACAGTTGGATGACGAGCGGGTTGTTGGAGTACGCCACCTCGAACGCGGGGGACATCGACTGGACGTGGCTGACCCACACCGAGTTGCGGTCGAGGTCCTCGATGGGGACCGCGTAGGTCGTGATGTCGAAATCCGAGACGGCCTTGTTGACCATCATGATTCGTTCGCCCGCGGTGAACGGGTTCCGCGGCGAGTGGGAGTCGCCCGCGGACCCGATACCGAGGACGAGCTCGTTGACCTCGGCGGCAATCTCTTCGACCATTCGGTGGTGGCCGTTGTGGTACGGCTGAAACCGGCCGATGTAGAACCCCCGCATGCGTCGGGCGTTAGTCCGGATTACTTATAAATACGCCGAGTTCGGAGAACTCCGGTATTCTGGTGGTAGGAAGGTCGAAACGCGAGATTACGGCAAGAGCCACCGGATGGTGACGGGGAGAAAGTATATCAGTCGCAGGGCCTACGCTAGAAGTAGCGACGACAGTTCTATGAGTAACGATACGAACACCGACGACAGCCTCCACGAGCGGGAGGATTCACCCGACGACGCGCCCTCGGAAGAGGGTATCGACGACGGGGGGTCGCTCCAGCACGACGAGGCCGAAGAGGTCGACAAGAAGACGATCGACGACCTCGGGAGCGATGTCGAAATCGACGCCGACGTGGCCGAGAACGTGGACGAGAACGACCTCCTCGGTGGTCTCCAGATAGAGACGACCGACGAGATTCCCGTCCCGGACCGCCTCGTCGACCAGGTTATCGGGCAGGAACACGCCCGCGACGTCATCATGAAGGCGGCCAAGCAGCGCCGCCACGTCATGATGATCGGCTCCCCGGGGACGGGGAAGTCGATGCTCGCCAAGGCGATGTCCGAGCTTCTCCCCCGCGAGGAGCTGCAGGACGTGCTCGTCTACCACAACCCCGACGACGGCAATCGCCCCAAGGTCCGCACGGTCCCCGCGGGCAAGGGTGACCAAATCGTCGAGGCGCACAAAGAGGAGGCACGCAAGCGCAACCAGATGCGCTCGTTCCTCATGTGGATCATTATCGCGGTCGTGCTGGGCTACTCGCTCATCATCGCCCGGCAGGTCCTGCTCGGCATCCTCGCCGCGGGTATCATCTACCTCGCGTTCCGCTACGGCTCGCGCGGCAGCGACGCGATGATTCCGAACCTCATCGTGAACAACGCGGACCAGAAGTCCGCGCCCTTCCAGGACGCGACGGGTGCCCACGCGGGTGCGCTCCTCGGCGACGTCCGCCACGACCCGTTCCAGTCCGGCGGCATGGAAACGCCCAGCCACGACCGCGTCGAACCCGGCGCGATTCACAAGTCGAACAAGGGCGTCTTGTTCGTCGACGAGATCAACACGCTCGACGTGCGCAGCCAGCAGCACCTGATGACGGCCATCCAGGAGGGCGAGTTCTCCATCACGGGCCAGTCCGAGCGCTCCTCGGGCGCGATGGTCCAGACCGAACCCGTCCCGACGGACTTCATCATGATCGCCGCGGGTAACCTCGACGCGATGGAGAACATGCACCCCGCGCTCCGCTCCCGTATCAAGGGGTACGGGTACGAGGTGTACATGGACGACACCATCGAGGACACCCCCGAGATGCGCCGCAAGTACGCGCGCTTCGTGGCCCAAGAGGTCACCAACGACGGGCGGCTCCCGCACTTCACCGAGGAGGCGGTCGAGGAGCTCATCCTCGAAGCCCGCCGCCGCGCCGGCCGCAAGGGCCACCTCACCCTCGAATTCCGTAACCTCGGCGGCCTCGTCCGCGTCGCTGGCGACATCGCCCGCGGCGAGAACGCCGAGCTGACCACCCGTGACCACGTGCTGCAGGCCAAGCGCCGTGCGCGCTCCATCGAACAGCAGATCGCGGACCAGTACATCGAGCGCCGCAAGGACTACGAGCTCTCGGTCAACGACGGCTTCGTCACCGGCCGCGTCAACGGCCTCGCCGTCATGGGCGAAGACTCCGGTATCATGCTCCCCGTGATGGCCGAAGTCACGCCCTCGCAGGGTCCCGGCCAGGTCATCGCGACCGGCCAGCTCAAGGAGATGGCCGAAGAGTCCGTCCAGAACGTCTCGGCCATCATCAAGAAGTTCTCCAACCAGGACCTCTCGGAGATGGACGTGCACGTGCAGTTCGTCCAGACCGGCCAGCAGGGCGTCGACGGCGACTCCGCGTCCATCACGGTCGCGACCGCCGTCATCTCCGCGCTGGAGGACATCCCCATCGACCAGTCGGTCGCCATGACCGGCTCGCTGTCGGTGCGCGGCGACGTGCTCCCGGTCGGCGGCGTCACCCACAAAATCGAAGCCGCCGCGAAGGCCGGCTGTTCGACGGTCATCATCCCCGCCGCCAACGAGCAGGACGTGATGATCGAAGACGAGTACAAGGAGATGGTCGACATCATCCCCGTCTCGCACATCAGCGAGGTCCTCGACGTCGCCCTCGAAGGCGAACCTGAAAAGGACTCGCTCGTGGACCGCCTCAAGAGCATCACCGGCTCCGCCCTCAACAAGGGCCAGGGCGTCAAGGGCCCCTCCAGCCCCAGCCCGCAGTAACGCCGGATGACCGACTGGGCGGCGTTCGCGGGCTTCACCGGCCTCGTCCTCGCCGTCTTACTCTCTCTCGCACACTTTTCTCGCGGCGTCCCGCACGCGGAGGGGACCGGCTCCGACGCACTCGACGCGCCCGCCGCTCCGGGCGACGGCGCTTCCGATTCCGACTCCCGAGCGACTGCCGCGGACGACTCCGTTCCGACCGCTGCCGAGTCGGACGAGACCGACTGGTCGGCCGAACTCGACACCGTCTCTCTGGCTTCCTTCTCGGTCGACTCGACCGGCGCGTCACCGCGTCCCGAGCCGTCGACGCCCGCGGAGGCCGACGTTGTGGGCGACGCCCACGCTGACGTTGACGCTGGCCCCGAGTCCGACTCCGACCGGGCGACGCCGCCCGGCGTCACCGCGGCCCCCGTTTCGGCCGTCTCGGAGCGCTCGGCGTCCGCCGAGGACCTCCCGCCGCATCTCCTGCTCGCCAACGTCGCGCTCTCGCAGGCCTTTTTCGGCGGCTTTCTCGGCCTCGGCGCGTGGTACGCGGGCGTGCCGGCCGCGGCGCTCGGCCTCTCCGCCGCCGACCTCCCGACGCAACTCGCCGTCGGCGTCGGACTCGGACTCGCGCTCTACGGGGCCAACCGTGTCGGTTCGACGGTCAGCGAGCGGTTCGGCGTCGCGCCCGACGAGGCGGTCCGCGAGTCGTTGACGCCGCGGACGACCGCGGGCTGGGTGTTCCTGTTCGCGGTCGCACTTCCGCTCATCGCCGGCTTCGAGGAACTGCTCTTTCGGGGCGCGCTCGTCGGCGCGGTTGCCGCCGGCTTCGACGTGTCGCCGTGGCTCATGGCGGCCGTGTCGTCGGCCGCCTTCGGCGCGGGGCACGGCGCGCAGGGTCGACTCGGCATCATCGTCACCGGCCTCCTCGGGTTCGTCCTCGCGGCGGCGTTCGTCCTCACCGAGAGCCTGCTGGTCGTGGTCGTCGCCCACTACCTCGTGAACGCGCTGGAGTTCGCGGGCCACGAACTGTTCGGCTGGTAGCGGGGTCTCCCTGCGTCGGCGTCGGTGACGACCGCCGAACCACCCGCCGTCGCGGCCGCGGCGCGGGGATGCGTTCAAGTGTCCGCACCACGCGTAGCCGGTATGGACATCGACACGCGGCAGTTGACGCAGGCGGGGCTCATCGGTTATCTGGCGCTCGTCGTCGCGGCGTTCGCCACCGGGAACCCGACGCTCCGGCTCGCCGCCGACGCCGCCTTCGGGCTGACGGCGGTTCTCCTCGGCGTCGTCACGCTCCGGATTCCGGTCGACAGTCAACTCAAATACGTCGCCGGCGGCGGCTTCCTCCTCGCCGGCGTCTCGCAGTTCGCCGAACTCGCGACCGGCGTCCAGTCGGTCGGACTCGCGAGCACGCTGTTCCTCCTCGCCGGCCTGCTCGGCTACCTCGCGCTCCGCCGCGAGACCGACGCGATGCCGTTTTGAGGGGCGGTCCGCAGAATTAGATTCCTTCCGACTGCCGGAGCGCCTCGACCACGTCGTCTGGCGCGGCGCTCGGGCCGTCTTTCACGCGGTGGTCGGGGACGACGACCGGGACCGGGTTCGCCGCGAGCGCCTTGCGGACGACGCGATCCGAGTCGTCGTCCTCGGGGTCGAGGCCGGCCATGCGGACGAGGAGCGCCACGTCGACCGAGTCACCCCGCGGGACGTTCCGAAGCGACTCCAGCACGCTTCGCTGGTCGGTCGGGACGGTCAGTCCGATGGGGACCGACGAGAGGTCCGTCTGGCCCCGGTCGATGGCGGCCAACACGGCGTCGAGGTGGGCGTGGTCCGACTCGGAGTCCGCCGGCAGCGAGTCCGGAAACGAGACGTCGATGACCTTCCCGCTGACCACGCCGACCTGCACGGGGCGGCCGAGCGTGGACGATTCGCGCGCGTAGATTCCCGAGACGGGCATACGTTCGGCTCCCGTCGCCGGACGCTTGACCCTTCCGGCGACGGCGTGCGGTTGGGGTGACTGCGCTCGGTTCGGGTGGCCGATACCTCGCCGTGCGCTCTCGCCCGCGCGCACGCGAGAGACGGTGAGTGTCCCCGCCGACGTAAGCCTTATGTACAGATACGTGCGTTAGTGTACATCAATGAACGCTAGTGGAGACGAATTAGCTCCCGACGTGCGCGCCATCTTGGAGGCCGCGCGGGAGCGACCCGGCGGGGAGACGCGCGTGTCGGTCGACGCGCGGTCGTTCCCCGAGGCCGTGGCCGAGACGGAGGCCGCGGGTCGGGTCCCCGTCATCGCCGAGGTGAAGCCCACGAGTCCGACGACCGAGGGCGTCCGCGAGGACGACCCGGTCGAACTGGCCCGCGAGATGGTCGCCGGCGGCGCGACGGCGCTGTCGGTCCTCACCGAACCCGAGCACTTCGGAGGCTCCGCCGAGTCGCTGCGGCGCATCCGCGAGGCCGTCGACGTGCCCGTGCTCCGCAAGGACTTCATCATGAACGAGGCCCAACTGGATGTCGTCCAGTCCGACCTCGTGCTCCTCATCGCGCGGTTCGTCGGCGAGGACCTCCCGGCCCTCGTCGAGGCGGCCCGCGACCGCGGCTTCCAGCCGCTCGTGGAGGTCCATACGCGCGAGGAACTCACGGCGGCGCTCGCGGCCGGTGCCGACATCGTCGGCATCAACAACCGCGACCTCGGGAAGCTGGAAGTCGACCTCGGCACGTTCGAGGAACTCGCGCCCGAAGCGCCCGAGGACGTGCTTCTCGTGGCCGAAAGCGGCGTGCAGACGGTCGACGACGCGCGGCGGATGCGCGAGGCCGGTGCCGACGCCCTCCTCGTCGGGACCGCCATCATGGACGGCGACGTGCGACAGAACACGGAGACACTCACACAATGAGCGCAGACGGCAAATTCGGCGACTACGGCGGACAGTACGTTCCCGAGGCACTCATGCCGGCCATCGAGGAACTG contains these protein-coding regions:
- a CDS encoding CPBP family intramembrane glutamic endopeptidase, which translates into the protein MTDWAAFAGFTGLVLAVLLSLAHFSRGVPHAEGTGSDALDAPAAPGDGASDSDSRATAADDSVPTAAESDETDWSAELDTVSLASFSVDSTGASPRPEPSTPAEADVVGDAHADVDAGPESDSDRATPPGVTAAPVSAVSERSASAEDLPPHLLLANVALSQAFFGGFLGLGAWYAGVPAAALGLSAADLPTQLAVGVGLGLALYGANRVGSTVSERFGVAPDEAVRESLTPRTTAGWVFLFAVALPLIAGFEELLFRGALVGAVAAGFDVSPWLMAAVSSAAFGAGHGAQGRLGIIVTGLLGFVLAAAFVLTESLLVVVVAHYLVNALEFAGHELFGW
- the trpC gene encoding indole-3-glycerol phosphate synthase, whose product is MNASGDELAPDVRAILEAARERPGGETRVSVDARSFPEAVAETEAAGRVPVIAEVKPTSPTTEGVREDDPVELAREMVAGGATALSVLTEPEHFGGSAESLRRIREAVDVPVLRKDFIMNEAQLDVVQSDLVLLIARFVGEDLPALVEAARDRGFQPLVEVHTREELTAALAAGADIVGINNRDLGKLEVDLGTFEELAPEAPEDVLLVAESGVQTVDDARRMREAGADALLVGTAIMDGDVRQNTETLTQ
- a CDS encoding nicotinamide-nucleotide adenylyltransferase, encoding MRGFYIGRFQPYHNGHHRMVEEIAAEVNELVLGIGSAGDSHSPRNPFTAGERIMMVNKAVSDFDITTYAVPIEDLDRNSVWVSHVQSMSPAFEVAYSNNPLVIQLFTEAGVEVHQSPMFNREVLEGTEVRQRMIEDRDWESLVPDEVADVVREIDGIERLQRVTATDGAERVDDDEDPNPC
- the lonB gene encoding ATP-dependent protease LonB, translating into MSNDTNTDDSLHEREDSPDDAPSEEGIDDGGSLQHDEAEEVDKKTIDDLGSDVEIDADVAENVDENDLLGGLQIETTDEIPVPDRLVDQVIGQEHARDVIMKAAKQRRHVMMIGSPGTGKSMLAKAMSELLPREELQDVLVYHNPDDGNRPKVRTVPAGKGDQIVEAHKEEARKRNQMRSFLMWIIIAVVLGYSLIIARQVLLGILAAGIIYLAFRYGSRGSDAMIPNLIVNNADQKSAPFQDATGAHAGALLGDVRHDPFQSGGMETPSHDRVEPGAIHKSNKGVLFVDEINTLDVRSQQHLMTAIQEGEFSITGQSERSSGAMVQTEPVPTDFIMIAAGNLDAMENMHPALRSRIKGYGYEVYMDDTIEDTPEMRRKYARFVAQEVTNDGRLPHFTEEAVEELILEARRRAGRKGHLTLEFRNLGGLVRVAGDIARGENAELTTRDHVLQAKRRARSIEQQIADQYIERRKDYELSVNDGFVTGRVNGLAVMGEDSGIMLPVMAEVTPSQGPGQVIATGQLKEMAEESVQNVSAIIKKFSNQDLSEMDVHVQFVQTGQQGVDGDSASITVATAVISALEDIPIDQSVAMTGSLSVRGDVLPVGGVTHKIEAAAKAGCSTVIIPAANEQDVMIEDEYKEMVDIIPVSHISEVLDVALEGEPEKDSLVDRLKSITGSALNKGQGVKGPSSPSPQ
- a CDS encoding MGMT family protein, producing the protein MPVSGIYARESSTLGRPVQVGVVSGKVIDVSFPDSLPADSESDHAHLDAVLAAIDRGQTDLSSVPIGLTVPTDQRSVLESLRNVPRGDSVDVALLVRMAGLDPEDDDSDRVVRKALAANPVPVVVPDHRVKDGPSAAPDDVVEALRQSEGI